CCTTCACCGAAGTTGTATCCGAGCGCCGTTCGCGCAACAAGTCCCTCTAATACACCTTCTACGTCCTGAAACGACCCGATGATGCGCCGACGACTTCTACAAGCCCAGCTCTGCGATGATCAAGTCCGCACAGGCTGTGGGAGTCATGCCGTGGGTGTTCACTTTCAACTCGGGCTGCTCCGGCACTTCATAGGGGGCAGTCACTCCGGTGAATTGCTTCACCTCACCTGCTCGGGCTTTGGCATAGAGTCCCTTCACATCGCGTGCCTCGCAGACCTCAAGCGGAGTATCCACAAAGATCTCGTGGAAGCGCTTGCGCTTCGCATCCGCAGTCGCGCGGTCCACAATGCCACGGGCAGTGTCCCGGTCCTCCTGGTAGGGTGAGATAAATGCAGTGATCACAATCAGGCCTGCGTCATTCATCAGCGCAGCAACCTCCGCGATGCGTCGAATGTTCTCCTTGCGATCCTCAGGGCGGAAGCCGAGGTCCGAATTGAGTCCGTGACGGATGTTGTCCCCATCGAGGATGTAGGCCTTTTTCCCCATCGCCACCAACTTGGCCTCCAGATGCTGGGCGATCGTGGACTTCCCGGAACCCGACAGTCCCGTCAGCCAAATCGTAGCGGGTGCATGCCCCATCAGATCCTGGCGATCCGACGTGCTGACCATGCCCTTTTCCCAGTTGAGGTTGTGCTTGCCCGTCACTTTCTTCTGCGGAGCAGCACGCTGCTCGGTGATCATGCCAGCCGCAACCGTCGCGTTGCTGAGCGGGTCAATCAGCACGAAGGAACCCGTCTTGTCATTGCGACTGTAGCTGTCGAAGCAGAAACTGCGGTGTGCGGTAAATCCGACGCGTCCGATTTCATTCATCTCCAGCGCATCCCCATCAAGTCGGCTCAGGCTATTGATATCAAACTTGTAGCGCACCCCGTCCAGCGTGACTGGCAAGGTCTGCGTGGTACTCTTGAGCAGGTAGTTTCGTCCCGCCTGCAACTTCTTTTCGTGCATCCACACAACTTGAGCGTCAAATCCACTCTCAATGGTCGGACGGTTGTTCGGGTGACTGAGAATCGACCCACGGGAAATGTCCACCTCATCGGTCGTGGTCAGCGTCACCGCCATCGGCGCAAACGCCTCCTTCAACTCGCCATCATAGGTCACGATGCTCTTGATCCGTGTCTCCTTGCCCGATGGATTTACAACCACCTTGTCCCCCACACGCACCACTCCAGATGCAATGGTTCCACAAAATCCGCGAAAGTTCAGGTTCGGGCGCAGCACATACTGCACAGGAAAACGAAAATCGATCAGGTTGCGGTCGGCTGTGATTTCCACCGATTCCAGATGACTGAGCAGTGGGCGACCCTCAAACCACGGCATGTTCGTGCTGCGCTCGACCACGTTGTCCCCCTTGAGCGCGGACATCGGGATGAAGTGCAGGTCGATGGACTCAAACTTTGCCGCAAACCCGAGATAATCCTTGCGGATTTTTTCAAACACGGCCTCATCAAAACCCACCGCATCCATCTTGTTCACCGCCACCACCAAGTGCTTGATGCCCAGAAGGCTTGCAATAAAGCTGTGACGCTTGGTCTGCGGCATCACCCCGTGGCGCGCATCAATCAGCACAATCGCCAGGTCGCAGTGACTCGCACCCGTGGCCATATTGCGCGTATACTGCTCGTGACCGGGCGCATCACAGATGATGAAACTGCGCTTCTCAGTCGAAAAATAGCGATAGGCCACATCAATGGTGATGCCCTGCTCCCGCTCCGCCTTCAACCCATCAGTCAGCAGCGCTGGGTCAAAGTCATCACCCGTGGTACCGTGCACCTTGGAGTCCTTCAGCACCGCCGCCAGCTGGTCCTCATAGATCATCTGCGAATCGTAGAGCAGTCGTCCAATCAGCGTGCTCTTACCGTCATCGACGCTGCCGCAGGTCAAAAACCGCAGCATGTCCTTCTCCTCATGGCGCTTGAGGTAGGCACTGATGTCGCTGCGAATGAGGTCTTGTTCGCGGATTTTATAGTTTCGATTTTCCGATGTCATCGTAAAATAGGAGTTAGAAGTTAGGAGTCAGAAGTTAGCTTTTTCCATCAAAACTGAATTCCTGTAGGCATTGAGAATGCGTCCAACTTCGTTTGCTTGTTCTTTCACTTCTCGG
Above is a genomic segment from Puniceicoccaceae bacterium containing:
- the cysN gene encoding sulfate adenylyltransferase subunit CysN, giving the protein MTSENRNYKIREQDLIRSDISAYLKRHEEKDMLRFLTCGSVDDGKSTLIGRLLYDSQMIYEDQLAAVLKDSKVHGTTGDDFDPALLTDGLKAEREQGITIDVAYRYFSTEKRSFIICDAPGHEQYTRNMATGASHCDLAIVLIDARHGVMPQTKRHSFIASLLGIKHLVVAVNKMDAVGFDEAVFEKIRKDYLGFAAKFESIDLHFIPMSALKGDNVVERSTNMPWFEGRPLLSHLESVEITADRNLIDFRFPVQYVLRPNLNFRGFCGTIASGVVRVGDKVVVNPSGKETRIKSIVTYDGELKEAFAPMAVTLTTTDEVDISRGSILSHPNNRPTIESGFDAQVVWMHEKKLQAGRNYLLKSTTQTLPVTLDGVRYKFDINSLSRLDGDALEMNEIGRVGFTAHRSFCFDSYSRNDKTGSFVLIDPLSNATVAAGMITEQRAAPQKKVTGKHNLNWEKGMVSTSDRQDLMGHAPATIWLTGLSGSGKSTIAQHLEAKLVAMGKKAYILDGDNIRHGLNSDLGFRPEDRKENIRRIAEVAALMNDAGLIVITAFISPYQEDRDTARGIVDRATADAKRKRFHEIFVDTPLEVCEARDVKGLYAKARAGEVKQFTGVTAPYEVPEQPELKVNTHGMTPTACADLIIAELGL